One window from the genome of Ailuropoda melanoleuca isolate Jingjing chromosome 5, ASM200744v2, whole genome shotgun sequence encodes:
- the LOC100465190 gene encoding histone H2A type 1: MSGRGKQGGKARAKAKTRSSRAGLQFPVGRVHRLLRKGNYAERVGAGAPVYLAAVLEYLTAEILELAGNAARDNKKTRIIPRHLQLAIRNDEELNKLLGKVTIAQGGVLPNIQAVLLPKKTESHHKAKGK; this comes from the coding sequence ATGTCCGGACGCGGGAAGCAGGGCGGCAAGGCTCGCGCCAAGGCCAAGACGCGCTCCTCGCGGGCGGGTCTCCAGTTCCCGGTGGGCCGTGTGCACCGCCTGCTCCGCAAGGGCAACTACGCCGAGCGGGTCGGGGCCGGCGCGCCCGTGTACCTGGCGGCCGTGCTGGAGTACCTGACGGCCGAGATCCTGGAGCTGGCGGGCAACGCGGCCCGCGACAACAAGAAGACGCGCATCATCCCGCGCCACCTGCAGCTGGCCATCCGCAACGACGAGGAGCTCAACAAGCTGCTGGGCAAAGTCACCATCGCGCAGGGCGGTGTCCTGCCCAACATCCAGGCCGTGCTGCTGCCCAAGAAGACCGAGAGCCACCACAAGGCCAAGGGGAAGTAA
- the LOC100469449 gene encoding LOW QUALITY PROTEIN: histone H2B type 1-K (The sequence of the model RefSeq protein was modified relative to this genomic sequence to represent the inferred CDS: deleted 1 base in 1 codon) gives MPEPAKSAPAPKKGSKKAVTKAQKKDGKKRKRSRKESYSVYVYKVLKQVHPDTGISSKAMGIMNSFVNDIFERIAGEASRLAHYNKRSTITSREIQTAVRLLLPGELAKHAVSEGTKAVTKYTSAK, from the exons ATGCCCGAACCGGCCAAGTCGGCTCCGGCCCCGAAGAAGGGCTCCAAGAAGGCGGTGACCAAGGCGCAGAAGAAGGACGGCAAGAAGCGCAAGCGCAGCCGCAAGGAGAGCTACTCGGTGTACGTGTACAAGGTGCTGAAGCAGGTGCACCCCGACACCGGCATCTCGTCCAAGGCCATGGGCATCATGAACTCGTTCGTCAACGACATCTTCGAGCGCATCGCGGGCGAGGCGTCGCGCCTGGCGCATTACAACAAGCGCTCGACCATCACGTCCAGGGAGATCCAGACC GCCGTGCGCCTGCTGCTGCCCGGGGAGCTGGCCAAGCACGCCGTGTCCGAGGGCACCAAGGCCGTCACCAAGTACACCAGCGCCAAGTGA
- the LOC117794999 gene encoding histone H2A type 1-E: MSGRGKQGGKARAKAKTRSSRAGLQFPVGRVHRLLRKGNYAERVGAGAPVYLAAVLEYLTAEILELAGNAARDNKKTRIIPRHLQLAIRNDEELNKLLGRVTIAQGGVLPNIQAVLLPKKTESHHKAKGK; this comes from the coding sequence ATGTCCGGACGCGGGAAGCAGGGCGGCAAGGCTCGCGCCAAGGCCAAGACGCGCTCCTCGCGGGCGGGTCTCCAGTTCCCGGTGGGCCGTGTGCACCGCCTGCTCCGCAAGGGCAACTACGCCGAGCGGGTCGGGGCCGGCGCGCCCGTGTACCTGGCGGCCGTGCTGGAGTACCTGACGGCCGAGATCCTGGAGCTGGCGGGCAACGCGGCCCGCGACAACAAGAAGACGCGCATCATCCCGCGCCACCTGCAGCTGGCCATCCGCAACGACGAGGAGCTCAACAAGCTGCTGGGCCGCGTGACCATCGCGCAGGGCGGCGTCCTGCCCAACATCCAGGCCGTGCTGCTGCCCAAGAAGACCGAGAGCCACCACAAGGCCAAGGGCAAGTAG
- the H1-5 gene encoding histone H1.5: protein MSETAPAETAAPAPVEKSPAKKKATKKAAGGGAAKRKATGPPVSELITKAVAASKERNGLSLAALKKALAAAGYDVEKNNSRIKLGLKSLVSKGTLVQTKGTGASGSFKLNKKAASGEAKPKAKKAGAAKPKKAAGATPKKPKKAAGAKKAVKKTPKKAKKPAAAGVKKVAKSPKKAKTAAKPKKAAKSPAKPKAVKPKAPKPKAAKPKAAKPKAAKAKKAAPKK from the coding sequence ATGTCGGAAACCGCTCCCGCTGAGACGGCCGCGCCGGCGCCGGTGGAGAAGTCTCCCGCCAAGAAGAAGGCAACCAAGAAGGCGGCGGGCGGTGGCGCTGCGAAACGCAAAGCTACCGGCCCCCCGGTGTCCGAGCTCATCACCAAGGCCGTCGCCGCCTCCAAGGAGCGCAACGGCCTCTCCCTGGCCGCGCTCAAGAAGGCGCTGGCGGCCGCCGGCTACGACGTGGAGAAGAACAACAGCCGCATCAAGCTGGGCCTCAAGAGCCTGGTGAGCAAGGGCACCCTGGTGCAGACCAAGGGCACCGGCGCCTCGGGCTCCTTCAAGCTCAACAAGAAGGCGGCCTCCGGGGAAGCCAAGCCCAAAGCCAAGAAGGCGGGCGCGGCCAAGCCCAAGAAGGCGGCCGGGGCCACCCCTAAGAAGCCCAAGAAGGCCGCGGGGGCCAAGAAGGCGGTCAAGAAGACTCCAAAAAAAGCCAAGAAGCCTGCAGCCGCTGGTGTCAAAAAGGTGGCCAAGAGCCCCAAGAAAGCCAAAACTGCTGCGAAGCCCAAGAAGGCGGCCAAGAGCCCCGCCAAGCCCAAGGCCGTGAAGCCCAAGGCGCCCAAGCCCAAAGCCgctaagcccaaggcagccaaGCCGAAGGCTGCCAAGGCGAAGAAAGCGGCTCCGAAGAAGTAG
- the LOC100469703 gene encoding ERV-H1 provirus ancestral Env polyprotein, whose product MPSNAFVLFLLSLPKLQHCLSSAGTPGWVQLNATPFLLTDCWLCGQDSVGTAVPAPIEVWLRANYSVTPFVSYIHSFPNQNIEQLFHKAWKKDIETKIAKVPWSNTTPNLTWLGQLQLNASGTFPICFESSTYTPDSGVFVGNLSTSQCDFTFQVTSTSAEEYWNSSLFHSLSAYKDPEKPHLFLRAQYPLQEKTSFHSPANNSCSAGWSQVSCNSSTLGLAEGLLLSSQEFFLKIYPSSSLASTVVERLRLDAALIWNKLSGTASTSPPKLLFKYGFHLNLRAGDGLFFYCGQRAYVTLPPQWRGRCSLAYLALLTD is encoded by the coding sequence ATGCCCTCGAACGCATtcgttctctttctcctttctcttcccaaacTTCAACATTGCCTCTCATCTGCAGGGACCCCAGGATGGGTTCAACTCAATGCCACTCCCTTCCTTTTGACTGATTGTTGGCTATGTGGGCAAGACTCAGTAGGGACCGCTGTGCCCGCCCCTATCGAGGTCTGGCTACGGGCTAATTACTCCGTCACCCCTTTTGTCTcctatattcattcattccccaATCAAAATATAGAGCAACTATTTCATAAAGCCTGGAAGAAGGACATAGAAACCAAAATAGCCAAAGTTCCCTGGTCCAACACCACCCCAAACCTCACCTGGCTGGGTCAGCTCCAACTCAATGCCTCGGGAACATTCCCGATTTGCTTCGAAAGCTCTACTTACACTCCAGACTCAGGGGTTTTTGTAGGAAATCTTTCCACGTCCCAATGCGACTTCACCTTCCAAGTCACGTCGACCTCTGCAGAGGAATACTGGAATAGTTCCCTTTTCCACTCCCTCAGCGCCTACAAAGATCCTGAGAAACCTCACCTCTTCCTCCGGGCCCAGTACCCCCTCCAGGAAAAGACCTCTTTTCACAGCCCCGCTAACAACTCCTGTTCAGCAGGCTGGTCCCAGGTGTCCTGCAACTCCTCTACCCTAGGACTGGCCGAAGGCTTACTCCTCTCatcccaagaattctttctgaAAATCTATCCTTCCAGCTCCCTTGCTTCCACGGTGGTCGAGCGGCTCCGTTTAGATGCTGCCCTAATATGGAATAAATTGTCAGGAACCGCCTCCACCTCCCCGCCAAAGCTTCTCTTCAAGTACGGGTTCCACCTAAATCTCCGAGCAGGGGACGGTTTATTCTTCTATTGTGGGCAAAGGGCATACGTTACCTTACCCCCGCAGTGGAGAGGGCGGTGCTCGTTAGCCTACTTAGCGCTGCTCACGGACTAG
- the LOC100469194 gene encoding histone H2B type 1-K, which translates to MPEPAKSAPAPKKGSKKAVTKAQKKDGKKRKRSRKESYSVYVYKVLKQVHPDTGISSKAMGIMNSFVNDIFERIAGEASRLAHYNKRSTITSREIQTAVRLLLPGELAKHAVSEGTKAVTKYTSAK; encoded by the coding sequence ATGCCCGAGCCGGCCAAGTCCGCGCCCGCCCCGAAGAAGGGCTCCAAGAAGGCGGTGACCAAGGCGCAGAAGAAGGACGGCAAGAAGCGCAAGCGCAGCCGCAAGGAGAGCTACTCGGTGTACGTGTACAAGGTGCTGAAGCAGGTGCACCCCGACACCGGCATCTCGTCCAAGGCCATGGGCATCATGAACTCGTTCGTCAACGACATCTTCGAGCGCATCGCGGGCGAGGCGTCGCGCCTGGCGCATTACAACAAGCGCTCGACCATCACGTCCAGGGAGATCCAGACGGCCGTGCGCCTGCTGCTGCCCGGGGAGCTGGCCAAGCACGCCGTGTCCGAGGGCACCAAGGCCGTCACCAAGTACACCAGCGCCAAGTGA